From one Methanobrevibacter sp. genomic stretch:
- a CDS encoding MATE family efflux transporter, which produces MINYAIYLFANPMISFGYVVLLRIQTLMFTPIQGISQGICIVTAHLTGAKRFKTLSQTLKKLIIIVMLVTAIVGVIYLFS; this is translated from the coding sequence ATGATTAATTATGCAATTTATTTATTTGCAAATCCAATGATTTCATTTGGATATGTTGTACTTCTTAGAATTCAAACATTGATGTTTACCCCAATCCAGGGAATTTCCCAGGGAATTTGTATTGTAACAGCACACCTCACCGGTGCTAAAAGGTTTAAAACACTTTCACAAACTCTTAAAAAACTAATAATTATTGTAATGCTTGTTACAGCTATTGTTGGTGTAATATATCTGTTTTCATGA
- a CDS encoding MATE family efflux transporter: MNRIEDIQKNPLKSVFLLSIPIIVILFLHTFYSVVDAIWIAGLGQSAIIAVGYVLNLYYILQKLGEGIGRSCNVMISTSFGANEYDRANNIACHGLFIILILAVLIPVMFILLIKPVCSMAHIEQYTNLIASYFLIPVIFIFFTLLSNYFSAILGSEGDTKRASYIVMAGSIVNIVLDPILIYKCNFGIFGAGLATALGCLVSFLLFYYLYYVKADVVVKLSRQNFTYDR; the protein is encoded by the coding sequence ATGAACCGAATTGAAGATATCCAAAAAAACCCTTTAAAGTCTGTTTTTTTATTGAGCATTCCAATAATTGTAATCTTATTTTTACATACTTTTTATAGTGTTGTTGATGCTATATGGATTGCAGGTTTAGGTCAAAGTGCTATAATCGCCGTTGGATATGTTCTTAATTTATATTATATTCTTCAAAAACTAGGTGAAGGAATTGGAAGATCATGTAATGTGATGATTTCAACTTCATTTGGTGCTAATGAGTATGACAGGGCAAATAACATTGCTTGTCACGGTTTATTTATTATTTTAATCTTAGCAGTTCTAATTCCAGTAATGTTTATATTACTTATTAAACCTGTTTGTAGTATGGCTCATATTGAACAATACACTAATTTAATAGCCAGTTATTTTTTAATTCCGGTTATTTTCATATTTTTTACATTACTAAGTAACTATTTCTCAGCTATTTTGGGAAGTGAAGGAGATACAAAAAGAGCATCATATATTGTAATGGCCGGAAGTATAGTAAATATCGTTCTAGATCCGATTTTAATTTATAAATGTAATTTTGGAATCTTTGGAGCAGGACTGGCAACAGCATTGGGATGTTTAGTTTCATTTCTATTGTTTTATTACTTGTACTATGTAAAAGCAGATGTTGTTGTTAAATTAAGCAGGCAAAACTTCACATATGATAGGTAA
- a CDS encoding class I SAM-dependent methyltransferase: MDDVYVELAQMYDKFGISDFSVSFGDSMLKYFDCMYPNETFKKNLDICCGTGTLCGFFKDNGIQTKGVDLSAEMLDVARSKYCDVEFIKCNASEFNDGEVYDFITCTDDALNYITDIEDVKRIVKNANILLRDGGLFIFDINNFDILTPGEYNKDSFNGYSKLSLVQSRDSDLIKTDVKYYEHDKLIWQKSLFERDYSISKLTQIFNREGFVLDSCSQHFLDEKRSEKWKLIFKKVE; encoded by the coding sequence ATGGATGATGTTTATGTAGAATTAGCGCAAATGTATGACAAATTCGGTATTAGTGACTTTTCTGTTTCATTTGGCGATTCAATGCTTAAATATTTTGATTGTATGTATCCTAATGAAACATTTAAGAAAAATTTGGATATCTGCTGTGGAACAGGAACATTATGCGGATTTTTTAAAGATAATGGTATCCAAACCAAAGGTGTTGACCTTTCAGCTGAAATGCTGGATGTTGCAAGGTCAAAATACTGTGATGTTGAATTTATAAAGTGCAATGCATCAGAATTTAATGATGGGGAAGTCTATGATTTTATAACATGTACTGATGATGCCCTAAATTATATAACTGATATTGAAGATGTAAAAAGAATAGTTAAGAATGCTAATATTTTATTAAGAGATGGTGGTTTATTTATTTTTGATATAAATAATTTTGATATCCTTACTCCTGGTGAATATAATAAAGATTCTTTTAATGGCTATTCAAAGCTATCTCTTGTTCAAAGCCGTGATAGTGATTTAATCAAAACTGATGTTAAATACTATGAACATGACAAGTTAATATGGCAAAAAAGCTTATTTGAAAGAGATTATTCAATATCCAAGTTAACTCAAATATTTAATAGGGAAGGTTTCGTACTGGATTCATGTTCACAGCATTTTTTGGATGAAAAAAGATCTGAAAAATGGAAACTAATTTTTAAGAAAGTTGAATAA